Part of the Diabrotica virgifera virgifera chromosome 6, PGI_DIABVI_V3a genome, ATCAaccaattatgttaattatcataatgataattaacataattgattgcaATTAACTGATTGACATACGAATGAggggtgttgttatttgatggttgttaaggggacttaattataataaacttcttgattagcgttcgaacaaccggcccttaatgtgtTATATACATTTTATGCTCTAAAATAATTTAACTTATGCATTATCTTTTTTGGCCTCATGCTCAGCTTTAATTTTCGCATGCCAATCTTTATTTTCCTGACTTAAAGTTTTTCCCTTCTTGGCATCTTGTTTTCCCAAATAAACCATAGCAAGACAGCCTACAGCTGTAGCAGCCATcatataatttgcaattttaaTTCTCATTCTGTTTCTACACCTCTCCATTGTACTTTGAGTAACATAAGGTGGTACTTCTGCAACATTTTTATATTTGCCTGTCCATACCAAAAATTTCTTTTCTAAGTTGTTAACTTTATGTGATGATTCCAGACTATGTGTAAACCTAACTAAAGTAGTAGGTTTCAGACGctgtgtttttgcaaaaaaatttgaaatgtagttcatctaaaaataaaaaagaataacgtagataaaaaaataattagaattgaCTTACAATACCacatatgtacatattttatttaattattgtcaTAATTGAAATATTAATTGAATAAAAATTGATGACAGA contains:
- the LOC126886016 gene encoding UPF0389 protein CG9231, with protein sequence MNYISNFFAKTQRLKPTTLVRFTHSLESSHKVNNLEKKFLVWTGKYKNVAEVPPYVTQSTMERCRNRMRIKIANYMMAATAVGCLAMVYLGKQDAKKGKTLSQENKDWHAKIKAEHEAKKDNA